Genomic segment of Candidatus Bathyarchaeia archaeon:
ACCGCCATCGCGAGGGCGGTGATTGAGCCGGGATCGGGCAGGGTGACGATCAACAACTTCCCATTGGAGATTATATCGCCCGAGGTGGCTCGGTATAAGATCTTGGAACCAATCCTGCTCGCCGGCGATAAGGCAAAGGGGGTGGATATATCGGTGAGCGTTTCCGGCGGAGGGTTCATGGGCCAAGCCGAGGCCTGCAGGATCGCCATCGCGAGGGGCTTGGTGGAATGGACGAAGAGCTCGGAATTGAGGAGGATATTCGCGGCCTACGATAGGACAATGCTCGCGGGGGATCCGAGGCGCACGGAGCCGAAGAAATTCGGCGGCCCTGGGCCTAGGAGGAGGAGGCAGAAATCGTATAGGTAGCGATCCCATATGATGATCCCGGTAAGATGTTTCACTTGCGGGGAAGTCGTGGGGGATAAATGGGAGGAATACATCTCGAGGCTGAACAGGGGGGAGGATCCCTCGAGGATACTCGACGACCTCGGCCTGAAGAAGTACTGTTGCAGGAGGACCTTGATATCCCATGTGGAGGTCATCGATGAGGTATTGAAATATGCGGAGCATATGAAGGAGCCGGGAGGTCGGTAGGGGATGACAATGGAAGACTCCGAGAAACAGGAGGCGGAATCGAAGGAGCTCCTCCTCCCATTGGAGGAGCTCCTCGCGGCGGGCCTGCATATAGGCACGAAGATGAAGACGAAGGATATGAGACCGTATATATATCGGATCAGGCCCGACGGCCTTTTGATATTGGATATAGGGAAGATCGATGAGAGGATCAGGGTGGCCGCGAAGTTCATATCCCAATATGAGCCTCAGAAAGTATACGTGATCTCCTCTAGGCTCTATGGGAAGACCCCGGTTGAGATGTTCTGCGAGGTATGCGGGTGCGTACCGGTGACCGGGAGGTTCATCCCGGGCATGATATCCAACCCGCTTCACCCGAAGCACGCGGAGCCCGGGCTTGCCGTAATAACGGATCCGAGGGCCGATTCGCAGGCGATGGAGGAATGCTCGGCCCATGGGATACCGGTGATAGCGCTTTGCGATACCGATAATGTCTTCTCCGGGGTCGATCTGGCCATACCGGTGAATAACAAGGGCAGAAGGGCGCTGGCTATGGTGTATTGGCTGCTGGCTAGGCAGGTCCTCAGGGAGCGCGGGACAATCCCCCCGGATGGGAGCATAGATAAGACCGTGGACGATTTCGAAACGAAGTTGGCGGCTTAATATAGCGTGAATACAATTGAGGATAAGGCATCCTGCGCATGCCGGATCGTTCTATCCCAGCGCTCCCGATTCGCTGAGGAGGGAGATAAGGAGGTGCTTCCTCCATGAGCTCGGCCCCGGGAGGATCCCGGAGGCCAAGGGGGGCCCGGGTAGGGTCGTTGGGCTTATCTGCCCTCATGCCGGGTATATGTATTCCGGCCACATAGCGGCCCATGCCTATTGTCGCTTGGGCGAGGACAGGATCCCTGAGTCGGTCGTTATACTCGGCCCGGATCACACGGGCTCATGCGGAATGGCTTCGATGATGATCGAGGGCGCTTGGAGAACCCCGATCGGGGATTTGGCGATCGATTCGGACCTAGCAAGGGCCATCAGGGATAATTCCGATATAATAGACGTTAACGATTTCGCCCTGAAGTATGAACACTCCATAGAGGTCCAGCTCCCATTCCTTATTTTCCTATTTGGCAGCAGACTTAAATTCGTCCCAATATGTATGGGGTTGCAAGATCTGAACACGAGCCGCGAGATAGCGGAGTCGATAGCCAGCGCCCGCGCCGATAGGGAAATAGTCGTGATAGCGTCCTCGGATATGAGCCACTACGAGCCCAAGTGGATCGCCGAGGAGAACGATAGGGCCGCGATAGACATGATCCTTCGGATGGATGAGGAGGCCTTCCAAGGGATGGTGGAATCGAGGGGACTATCGATCTGCGGATACGGCCCCATAACCGCCCTGATCCATTATTCGAAACTTATCGGCTCGAGGAACGCGAATTTGCTCGCCTATGGGACGAGTGGGGATGTAACGGGGGATTACGGGAGCGTTGTTGGATACGTTGCGATCTCCTTCGAATTGTGATATCGAAGTTATGGTATCCTCACTCGCCCGATTTGGCAAGCCTTTTAACCGCGTAATTATAACGCCGGACTTGAAGAGGATCCAAAAGGAAGGTCATGATTAAATCAAGCGAAATCAACTGAATCAAATTCTGGCTGAATGGGGCTCCATTCAGATGGGGATGGGATCGGCACTCGCGGGATTGATCGGGAAATTGGGGAGGGCTTAAGTAGCGGCCATTCGACGATATCGGGCGCGGTAAATGATTTACGCTGGATCCGGGTTCGATACTGGAGGAGGGGGGAAGATTGTGAGAATTGGGCCAGCCCGATCCACTGGATTGGCCCCCGCCAAGGCCATATTGATTGGTGAGCACTTCGTCGTGAGCGGGGCCACAGCTATCGCGATCGCCATAAACCTTTACGCCAAGGCCAGCGCCAGCTTGGCGCCGCGGGGCTCGATATCGATATCGGCCCAAGGCTTAAACATGCGCGATGAGAGGGCGGGAGCGTTCGATCCGCTGATTTCGATGACGAAGGCCTTTCTCGAGCGCTATGGGATCGACCAAGGCATTAGCATTTGGTTGAGCTCTGAGATCCCGCTATCGGCCGGGTTGGGATCCTCAGCGGCCATAGCCGTTTCAATCCTCGCGGCCCTATCAAGCCTATTCGGGATAAGGCTAAGGCGAGAGGAGATGTTCGATCTGGCATTCGTTTCGGAGAGGATCCTGCACGGGAGCCCCTCGGGGATAGATCACGCGACATCCATCTACGGAGGAGCCATCGCCTACTCGCCCTCGAGGGGTTTCCGAAGGCTCTCCGTCGACAAGGAGATCTCCTTGGTGATCGGGGATACCTTGAAGAGGAGGTCGACGAGGGAGCAGGTCCTTAAGGTCCAAGATTTTTT
This window contains:
- a CDS encoding 30S ribosomal protein S9, whose protein sequence is MSERKKVLLSVGKRKTAIARAVIEPGSGRVTINNFPLEIISPEVARYKILEPILLAGDKAKGVDISVSVSGGGFMGQAEACRIAIARGLVEWTKSSELRRIFAAYDRTMLAGDPRRTEPKKFGGPGPRRRRQKSYR
- a CDS encoding DNA-directed RNA polymerase subunit N encodes the protein MMIPVRCFTCGEVVGDKWEEYISRLNRGEDPSRILDDLGLKKYCCRRTLISHVEVIDEVLKYAEHMKEPGGR
- the rpsB gene encoding 30S ribosomal protein S2 codes for the protein MTMEDSEKQEAESKELLLPLEELLAAGLHIGTKMKTKDMRPYIYRIRPDGLLILDIGKIDERIRVAAKFISQYEPQKVYVISSRLYGKTPVEMFCEVCGCVPVTGRFIPGMISNPLHPKHAEPGLAVITDPRADSQAMEECSAHGIPVIALCDTDNVFSGVDLAIPVNNKGRRALAMVYWLLARQVLRERGTIPPDGSIDKTVDDFETKLAA
- the amrB gene encoding AmmeMemoRadiSam system protein B, translating into MRIRHPAHAGSFYPSAPDSLRREIRRCFLHELGPGRIPEAKGGPGRVVGLICPHAGYMYSGHIAAHAYCRLGEDRIPESVVILGPDHTGSCGMASMMIEGAWRTPIGDLAIDSDLARAIRDNSDIIDVNDFALKYEHSIEVQLPFLIFLFGSRLKFVPICMGLQDLNTSREIAESIASARADREIVVIASSDMSHYEPKWIAEENDRAAIDMILRMDEEAFQGMVESRGLSICGYGPITALIHYSKLIGSRNANLLAYGTSGDVTGDYGSVVGYVAISFEL
- the mvk gene encoding mevalonate kinase, which encodes MAPAKAILIGEHFVVSGATAIAIAINLYAKASASLAPRGSISISAQGLNMRDERAGAFDPLISMTKAFLERYGIDQGISIWLSSEIPLSAGLGSSAAIAVSILAALSSLFGIRLRREEMFDLAFVSERILHGSPSGIDHATSIYGGAIAYSPSRGFRRLSVDKEISLVIGDTLKRRSTREQVLKVQDFLRRNPEIAREAFEKIREISEGAISCLEGGDMEGLGELMNENQALLSKIGASSEELDRLIEASLKAGALGAKLTGAGGGGCMIALGPPEALGAIEESIRRAGGIPYRVRMDRVGFRAI